The following is a genomic window from Bacteroidales bacterium.
TAATTCCGACAGTGACTGTAGTTCCTCTCGGACCCCGCAGGCGTTCAAAAACACCATCATTGGTCAGTCCTATTCCTGCCACATTTTCCCCGTTAATGGTAATAATCTTATCTCCGGCTTTAATCCCAACCTTGTCGGATGGACCTTCCGGTACCGGCTTAATTACGAGAATTGTATCTTCCAGCAAATAAAAGGAAACGCCTATCCCTTCGAAATTGCCCTGAAGAGGTTCATTCATCTGCCTGACCTCGTCCCTGTTCATATACACCGTATGCGGATCGAGGTCCTTCAGCATGCCGATAATAGCATCCTCAACCAGTTTTGAAGTATTTACCGAATCAACATAATAGCGCTGAATCCATTCCAGTGCCCGGGTAAACTTGTTCGCGGGATCCAGATCATACTGCGCACTCACCGGCAATAAACTGATCCATATAACACCGGCCAGAACGGCCATCCTGAGGTATTTTCGCATGTTTCTGCTTGATTAATATGTAAACTGTAATGAATGCATTCTACATTTATCTTTTACTATTCCCACTCTATTGTTGCAGGTGGTTTTGAGCTGATATCATAGACAACCCGGTTAACTCCCTTTACCTGATTGATAATCTTGTTGGAAATATCTGAAAGGAAAGTATAGGGGAGCTGAGCCCAGTCGGCCGTCATTCCGTCGGTAGAAGTAACCGCTCTCAAAGCCACAACATACTCATAAGTCCGCTCATCGCCCATTACGCCGACCGATTTTACCGGAAGCAAAATAGCAGCAGCCTGCCACACGTAATGATACAACTGGGCTTCTCTGAGGCCCTCAATGAAGATATCATCCACCTGACGCAGAATCTCAAGTTTCTCGCTGGTAACGTCACCAAGCACTCGGATAGCCAATCCGGGACCCGGAAAGGGATGACGTCCCAGAATGTCTTCCGGAATACCTAAAACGGCTCCCACCCTCCGCACTTCGTCTTTGAAGAGGAGCTTCAGTGGTTCAACAATTTTCAGGTTCATTTTCTCAGGTAACCCGCCGACATTATGATGCGATTTAATCGTAGCCGAAGGTCCGTGGACACTTACCGATTCAATAACATCCGGGTAAATGGTTCCCTGAGCAAGCCAGCGGGCATCTTGAATTTTCGAGGCTTCCCTGTCAAACACCTCAATGAAAACTCTCCCGATGACCTTACGTTTTTTCTCAGGATCTGCCACTCCCCTTAATGCATCAAGGAACTGCCGGCCTGCGTCCACTCCGATTACATTCAGCCCCATATGCCGGTACGAATCAAGCACCTTTGCATATTCATTCTTACGCAGGAGCCCGTTATCAACGAAAATGCATGTAAGGCTGCTGCCAACTGCCTTGTTCAGCAACACAGCAGTAACCGTTGAATCAACTCCGCCCGATAATCCGAGGATAACCTTATCCCTCCCGATGGTTTCCCTGAGCGACTGCACTGTATTTTCAATGAACGATTCGGCTGTCCAGGTCTGCGAACACCCGCATACCGTAACAACAAAATTCTTTAGTATTTGTTTTCCTTCGGTGGTGTGATAAACCTCAGGATGAAACTGCAGTCCATAGGTTTCTTCCCCCCGAATCTTAAAGGCTCCGACAGTTACGTCCCTTGTACAGCCAATAATCTGAAAATCTTCCGGTATCCTTGCAATGGTATCTCCATGCGACATCCATACCTGGGAGGCAACCGGCACATCCTTAAAGAGAGGAGAAGACGTATCGGCCACTTCAAACATCGCCCTTCCGTATTCCCTGTGTGTGGAAGGAAGCACCTCTCCGCCGTAATATTGCGCCAGCAACTGGGCTCCGTAACAAATTCCCAGCAAGGGTAGTTTCCCTTTAATGCCCGTCAGATCCGGTACCGGAGCAATAGGATCCCTGACGGAAAAAGGACTTCCTGACAAGATAACGCCCTTTACCGTATCGTCAAGCACGGGTATTTTATTGTACGGCCAGATTTCGCAGTACACATTCAGTTCTCTGATCTTTCTCGCAATAAGCTGTGTATATTGAGAGCCAAAGTCCAGTATCAGGATTTTTTCCGTCATCTTCTTGTTTTGGTTTACTGATTTCCGAATTTTTTCAGAATATCCTTCACAGCATCCTTATGAATGGTAAATCCCATCATTTTGAGCTTGATATAGTCGGAGCTGAAAAAGTAATAACCGAATTCAGGAGCATTTTCATCATTGTTTCTTGAACCTGAACTGGAATCTTTGATCAGGTACCAGTCTTTGCCTTTAAATTCAGTATATCCCACCAGGTGCATTCCATGGTCATCAGTTGTTGTACTATTGGAAAAACGGAACTGACGGGCGTCCTCATCAATGTAATCGGAAGGGATATCAAAGGTAGGTACCACGGCCACCTGGGTAGCCCTGTCAAGACCTACTTCAGAAACATCGCCGCCAATGCTCATGGAATATCCGTTCCGCACTGCCTTCCTGATAATGTCCATAAACACGTCGAGCGGCACATTGTAATATTCTTTGCTATGCCACCAGTTGTCAGGCACTTTGTATTCAACCTGCTGCCAGTAGGGTTCCTGTTTGATGGACAGAATTTCAACGTAATCGTTCATGGAAAGCTTCAGAACATCCTTAAGAAACTGCTGCGGGGAATATGTCTTTCCGTTCCACTGAAACTGGGCAGGGGGTTCTCCTATATAATGATTCATGATGGCTTTTATGGTAGCAATAACCTCGTCTTCGTTCCATGCATTCAATGCTTTTACTCCCTGCAGATACTGCTGCATTTCATTGACCATCTGATCATGGTTGTGGTATTTTCGTTCGGCAGGTAAACCAGGATATGCTTCCAGCGGGACAATTCCATATGTTTTATAGATTCGGGTTACTGCATTGGCTTCAGAACCCTGGTCAAAAAGGGAATTTCCCCGTTCGTGCACAAAACGCTTTGCTTTCTCAACATATTCCCAATAGACAGTAAACATTTCCGAAAGTTTAATTTTCTGGCCGGTAAGTCTGCATACTTCCGATTCATAAAACGATGTTGTTGAAAAAGCCCAGCATGTTCCTGTATTCCCTTGAGAAACAGGCGGAAAATAGAAGCCTGTTGTTTTGTATTGTGCAATTTTATTGGGCAATTCAACCCCTGTCAGATCAATGGCAAAGCGTTTTCGCGGTTCAGGCGGATTTTTCTTTTCCTCAACCATCCGGTCATCTTTCAGTACAGAGTTTTCAAAAAAGCCGGGTTTAAGTTCCTTCATAATGGCTTTGGTACGTTCCTGGCCGAATACGGTACCTGAAAGCAGCGGAATTACGACGAATAAAAGAAATCTGTTTTTCATAGCGGGTTAGTGTTAATAAATATGCGCTAAAATTACTTTTTTTCCCTGCAAGGTTCAACAACAAGATTTCCGTTCTGCTCAATTCTGTATCGGAAACCATCCAGTGCCTCATGCACATCGGGAAAGACATCAATGGCATCTTTTACAAAGCCATCCGTTGTTTTATAACGGGTTGAGAAATGCCCGATGAGAAGATGCCGGGCATTGGCATTTGCAGCCGTAACGGCGGCGTCATAGGCTGTGCTGTGCATGGTTTCCCGTGCCAGTTTCTGATCTTTTTTCAGGAAAGTTGCCTCATGGTAGAGAAGATCAACGTCCTGAACCCTGCGGGCAAGAGCAGGAAAATACATGGTATCGGAACAATAGGCAAAAGCACGGGGCCTGGGAGGAGGAACAGTCAGCTCTTCATTGGGTATAATATTCCCTGAACCATCAACAAAATCCTCTCCCTGTTTGATGGCCATCATGGCCCGGATAGGAATTTCATACCGGGTAATGGCCTCTTTTCGGATATTCCTTAGCTTTTCCTTTTCCCTGAAAAGAAATCCGTAACATTGGGTACTGTGCCTGAGGGGGAAGGCATCCACTGTAATGCGTTCGTCTTCGAAAATTCTTTTGTTCGTCTTCCCTGTAAGCTTATGAAAATTAATTGAATACTTTCTCTCCTGGTTAAAAAAGGAAAAGTGCGCATTGAGCAGTTCTTCCAGCGACTGCGGGCCATAGATGTTCAGGTCGGATGAACGGCCCATCAAACTGAAGGAAGAAAGGAGGCCGAACAATCCGAAGACATGGTCACCATGAAGATGCGATATGAAGATATGGTTGATACGTCCGAAACGGATTCCGAAACGCCGGAGCTGCATCTGCACTCCTTCACCACAATCAATTAAGTAAAACCGCTCATCCACATTGAGCAGATGAGCGGGCGGAAATCGGTCTGAAGTGGGAACAGCGGAACTGCTCCCCAGAATAATCAACGAAAACGACACTGGTCAAATTTCATCACTTGCCTGATTCATTGATAAGCCGGACCCCGTCCTCAACGGTTCTGGTTATGTTGAGCACCGTATCGAGTTGTGAAATGGTAATCAACCGCTCAACCGCTTCGTTCAATCCGGTAAGAACAAACGTACCTCCGGCATTTTTGCACAGACGGTTGGCCACAAGAATGGCGCTCAGACCCGAAGAATCACAGTAACGGCACTTGCTCAGGTCGAGAATAATGTTCTTCTCGCCGTTTCCTGAAATAAGCACCAGTTCTGATTTCAGTGTAGGAGCAATATGGGTATCAAGTTTTTCCTCCTGCACCTGAATCAGGGTGTAATTGTCCAGCTTTTCAATTTTGAATTCCATACGCGTAAAAATTAGGATGGATTTTCGTCGTCAGCCTGTTTCTTTGATGACTTACGGGCTGCCTTTTTCTTTTCCTGTTCTTCCATCTCTGATTTGAGGGCAGCAAGTTCCGAAATATCACCAAGAGTGGTTTTTTCAAGACTGCTCTTTAGCTTGCGGGTTGCCTTCCGTGTGGATTCACCTTCTGCTTTCTTTGCTGTCACATCCGATTCCTTCTTCTTGTCTTCCCAAACCCGCGTATGCGAAAGAACGATGCGCTTGGCCGATTTGGAGAACTCAATTACCTTGAATTCCAGCTTCTCATCAACCTTTGCCGTTGTTCCATCTTCCTTGACAAGATGTTTCGACGTTACGAAACCTTCCACACCATAGGGCAAAGCAACCGTTGCTCCTTTTTCGAAGATTTCCACCACGGTTCCTTCATGCACTGAATCGAGGGTGAAAATCGTTTCGAAAACATCCCACGGATTCTCTTCAAGCTGTTTATGACCAAGACTGAGTCTTCTGTTTTCCTTATCAATTTCAAGTACCACCACTTCGATGTCTTCACCAATAGAAGTAAATTCGGAAGGATGTTTGATCTTTTTTGTCCATGACAGGTCACTAATATGGATCAAGCCATCCACCCCTTCTTCCACTTCAACAAAAACACCGAAGTTTGTAAAATTACGAACTTTTGCGGTATGTTTGGAACCGACAGGATATTTTTCTTCAATTTTTTCCCAGGGATCCGGTTTAAGCTGTTTCATGCCAAGTGACATCTTCCGTTCTTCTCGGTCGAGGGTAAGGATAACAGCTTCAACAACATCTCCCACCTTAAGAAATTCCTGTGCACTCCGCAGGTGCTGTGACCATGACATTTCGGAAACATGAATCAGACCCTCAACTCCGGGGGCAATTTCAACAAAGGCACCATAATCAGCCATCACAACAACCTTCCCGGTGACTTTATCGCCCACCTTGAGGTTCGGATCAAGTGAATCCCACGGATGAGGCGTCAGCTGTTTAAGACCCAGGGCAATGCGTTTCTTTTCATCGTCAAAGTCGAGGATAACCACCTGAAGTTTCTGATCGAGCTGTACGATTTCTTCGGGATGGTTAACGCGGCCCCACGACAGGTCAGTAATATGGATCAGTCCATCAACACCGCCCAGATCAATGAATACGCCATAACTTGTAATGTTCTTGACAGTTCCTTCAAGAATCTGTCCTTTTTCAAGTTTGGCAATAATTTCTTTCTTCTGCTGTTCGAGTTCAGCTTCGATAAGTGCCTTATGCGACACGACCACGTTCTTGAATTCCTGGTTGATTTTAACCACCTTAAATTCCATGGTCTTACCTACAAAGGCGTCGTAATCGCGGATTGGTTTAACATCAATCTGCGAACCGGGCAAAAATGCTTCAATTCCGAAGACATCCACAATCATGCCGCCTTTGGTACGGCATTTAATGTACCCCTTAATAATTTCATCCTTTTCATAGGCTTCGTTTACACGGTCCCATGAGCGAAGAGCGCGGGCTTTCTTGTGGGAAAGTATCAACTGGCCTTTCTTGTCTTCCTGGCTCTCAACATAGACCTCAACTTTATCGCCCACCTTAAGATCCGGGTTATAACGGAATTCGTTCAGACTAACAACACCTTCCGATTTATATCCTATATTAACAACGACTTCTCTCTTGTTCATAGCAATAACAGTGCCTTCAACCACTTCGTTTTCAGCAACCGTTGAGAGCGTCTTGTCATACAGCTCGGCAAAGTGTTCCTTTGATCCTCCGTAAAGGTCTGTTTCTTTTTCGAAACTTTCCCAATCAAATTCTTCCGGCGTAGTTTCCTTTACCTGGCCGGCTTGTGCGGCTTTTTCTACTGCTGGTGCAGCAGCATTTTCTTCTTTTACATCTTTTACTTCTTTTACCTCATCCTGTAAGGTTTTTTCTTCGTGTTCAGTCATGCAAAAATCCTTTAATGTTTAATGGGTTAGACATTATGTTTCTAAAAATCAGGGTGCAAAGATAAACTTTTCTCCGGTTCTGTGCATAACCTTCCAAAAAAAACATGATCATCTGTACCATTTGAAAAGGAAAACAACAAAAAACATGTTTTGCAACATCCGTCCGGATAAAGGCAATCAAGCACGCTACCTTCCGGTGGAGCAACGCTTTTTTTATATATTTGAATCCTTATATATTTTAAAAACAGAGTATTGTATCTGAAAAAGGAGGATATGAAGAAAAATTCCCAGTTTGTCAGTAAAATTATTTTTCTTTGACTTCCGTTTGTAAAAATAAAAAGAAATGAAAATAGTAATGGTAGGAACCGGATACGTGGGGCTGGTCTCAGGGACCTGCTTTGCCGAAACCGGGCTTGATGTGGTTTGTGTTGATATTGACAGCGAAAAAATCAGGAAGCTCCAGCAAGGGATTGTGCCCATCTATGAACCGGGTCTTGATCAACTGATAATGAGGAATGTTTCCAAAAAGCGGCTTTCCTTTTCAACCAGTCTGGAAGAAAGTATTGAAGGGGCGGAAGCTGTGTTCATCGCCGTGGGTACACCTCCCGATGAAGACGGAAGTGCCGACATACGTCATGTATTGTCAGTTGCCAGTGAAATCGGCCGGCTCATGAAGGACTACCTGGTGGTTGTTACCAAAAGCACTGTACCAATTGGCACTTCTGTGAAAGTGAAGGAAGCCGTTGCCGCTGAGCTGAAGAAACGCAAGGTGGATATTCCGTTTGATGTAGCTTCCAATCCTGAGTTTCTCAAAGAAGGCGATGCCATTGATGATTTTCTTAAGCCCGACAGGATAGTTGTAGGAGTGGAATCTGATAGAGCCAAAAGCATCATGGAACGACTTTACAAACCATTTCTGCTGAACGGACATCCGCTGCTTTTCATGGATATTCCCTCTGCCGAGATGACAAAATACGCTGCGAACTCCATGCTGGCTACCAAGATCAGTTTCATGAACGAAATTGCCAACCTTTGCGAGATCGTTGGAGCAGATGTAAATATGGTGCGCAAAGGAATAGGAACCGACAGCAGGATTGGTCCTAAATTTATCTATGCCGGGGTGGGTTATGGCGGCAGTTGTTTCCCAAAAGATGTTAAAGCCCTCATAAAGACAGCAGAAGATTCCGGGTACCCGCTTCAGATACTTCGCGCGGTGGAACAGGTAAACAACCGGCAGAAATCGGTGCTGGTAGACAAAATCCTTCATCACTTTTCCGGGAACATACAGGACAAACAGATTGCCCTGTGGGGTTTATCCTTCAAACCCCAGACCGATGATATGCGGGAAGCTCCTTCGCTCGTTATAATTGAACAACTGCTGAAACATGGTGCCAGAATCAAGGCCTATGATCCTGTTGCCATGGAGGAATGCCGCCGCAGAATCGGAAATGTTATTGAATATGCCAAGGACCTCTACGAAGCACTTATTGACGCCGATTCCTTAGTGCTGGTTACAGAATGGCCGGAATTCCGCTTACCCAATTTCAAAGTCATGGAAAAACTCATGCGTTCCAAAGTCGTGTTCGACGGGAGAAATATTTACGAACCGGCTGAAATGCTGGAAAACGGATTCACCTATTACAGCATCGGCCGGAAACCGGTTGTTCCCACAGAATATTAAAAAAACTGACATTGCTAAAAACAAATCTTTTGTAAAGTGAAACGAATACTAGTAACCGGTGGTGCAGGATTCATCGGGTCTCATCTCTGCGAACGATTGCTGCAGGAAGGGAACGAAGTAATCTGCCTGGACAATTTCTTTACCGGAAATCGCCGGAATATTATTCACCTGCTGGCAAATCCCAACTTCGAGCTGGTGCGTCATGATATTATAACCCCCTATTATGCTGAAGTTGATGAAATTTACAATCTGGCCTGCCCTGCTTCTCCCATCCATTACCAGTTTAATCCGATCAAGACCGTCAAGACGTCCGTAATG
Proteins encoded in this region:
- a CDS encoding UDP-glucose/GDP-mannose dehydrogenase family protein; the protein is MKIVMVGTGYVGLVSGTCFAETGLDVVCVDIDSEKIRKLQQGIVPIYEPGLDQLIMRNVSKKRLSFSTSLEESIEGAEAVFIAVGTPPDEDGSADIRHVLSVASEIGRLMKDYLVVVTKSTVPIGTSVKVKEAVAAELKKRKVDIPFDVASNPEFLKEGDAIDDFLKPDRIVVGVESDRAKSIMERLYKPFLLNGHPLLFMDIPSAEMTKYAANSMLATKISFMNEIANLCEIVGADVNMVRKGIGTDSRIGPKFIYAGVGYGGSCFPKDVKALIKTAEDSGYPLQILRAVEQVNNRQKSVLVDKILHHFSGNIQDKQIALWGLSFKPQTDDMREAPSLVIIEQLLKHGARIKAYDPVAMEECRRRIGNVIEYAKDLYEALIDADSLVLVTEWPEFRLPNFKVMEKLMRSKVVFDGRNIYEPAEMLENGFTYYSIGRKPVVPTEY
- the guaA gene encoding glutamine-hydrolyzing GMP synthase, which codes for MTEKILILDFGSQYTQLIARKIRELNVYCEIWPYNKIPVLDDTVKGVILSGSPFSVRDPIAPVPDLTGIKGKLPLLGICYGAQLLAQYYGGEVLPSTHREYGRAMFEVADTSSPLFKDVPVASQVWMSHGDTIARIPEDFQIIGCTRDVTVGAFKIRGEETYGLQFHPEVYHTTEGKQILKNFVVTVCGCSQTWTAESFIENTVQSLRETIGRDKVILGLSGGVDSTVTAVLLNKAVGSSLTCIFVDNGLLRKNEYAKVLDSYRHMGLNVIGVDAGRQFLDALRGVADPEKKRKVIGRVFIEVFDREASKIQDARWLAQGTIYPDVIESVSVHGPSATIKSHHNVGGLPEKMNLKIVEPLKLLFKDEVRRVGAVLGIPEDILGRHPFPGPGLAIRVLGDVTSEKLEILRQVDDIFIEGLREAQLYHYVWQAAAILLPVKSVGVMGDERTYEYVVALRAVTSTDGMTADWAQLPYTFLSDISNKIINQVKGVNRVVYDISSKPPATIEWE
- a CDS encoding peptidase C1 — translated: MKNRFLLFVVIPLLSGTVFGQERTKAIMKELKPGFFENSVLKDDRMVEEKKNPPEPRKRFAIDLTGVELPNKIAQYKTTGFYFPPVSQGNTGTCWAFSTTSFYESEVCRLTGQKIKLSEMFTVYWEYVEKAKRFVHERGNSLFDQGSEANAVTRIYKTYGIVPLEAYPGLPAERKYHNHDQMVNEMQQYLQGVKALNAWNEDEVIATIKAIMNHYIGEPPAQFQWNGKTYSPQQFLKDVLKLSMNDYVEILSIKQEPYWQQVEYKVPDNWWHSKEYYNVPLDVFMDIIRKAVRNGYSMSIGGDVSEVGLDRATQVAVVPTFDIPSDYIDEDARQFRFSNSTTTDDHGMHLVGYTEFKGKDWYLIKDSSSGSRNNDENAPEFGYYFFSSDYIKLKMMGFTIHKDAVKDILKKFGNQ
- a CDS encoding ribonuclease Z encodes the protein MSFSLIILGSSSAVPTSDRFPPAHLLNVDERFYLIDCGEGVQMQLRRFGIRFGRINHIFISHLHGDHVFGLFGLLSSFSLMGRSSDLNIYGPQSLEELLNAHFSFFNQERKYSINFHKLTGKTNKRIFEDERITVDAFPLRHSTQCYGFLFREKEKLRNIRKEAITRYEIPIRAMMAIKQGEDFVDGSGNIIPNEELTVPPPRPRAFAYCSDTMYFPALARRVQDVDLLYHEATFLKKDQKLARETMHSTAYDAAVTAANANARHLLIGHFSTRYKTTDGFVKDAIDVFPDVHEALDGFRYRIEQNGNLVVEPCREKK
- a CDS encoding STAS domain-containing protein, producing MEFKIEKLDNYTLIQVQEEKLDTHIAPTLKSELVLISGNGEKNIILDLSKCRYCDSSGLSAILVANRLCKNAGGTFVLTGLNEAVERLITISQLDTVLNITRTVEDGVRLINESGK
- the rpsA gene encoding 30S ribosomal protein S1 — protein: MTEHEEKTLQDEVKEVKDVKEENAAAPAVEKAAQAGQVKETTPEEFDWESFEKETDLYGGSKEHFAELYDKTLSTVAENEVVEGTVIAMNKREVVVNIGYKSEGVVSLNEFRYNPDLKVGDKVEVYVESQEDKKGQLILSHKKARALRSWDRVNEAYEKDEIIKGYIKCRTKGGMIVDVFGIEAFLPGSQIDVKPIRDYDAFVGKTMEFKVVKINQEFKNVVVSHKALIEAELEQQKKEIIAKLEKGQILEGTVKNITSYGVFIDLGGVDGLIHITDLSWGRVNHPEEIVQLDQKLQVVILDFDDEKKRIALGLKQLTPHPWDSLDPNLKVGDKVTGKVVVMADYGAFVEIAPGVEGLIHVSEMSWSQHLRSAQEFLKVGDVVEAVILTLDREERKMSLGMKQLKPDPWEKIEEKYPVGSKHTAKVRNFTNFGVFVEVEEGVDGLIHISDLSWTKKIKHPSEFTSIGEDIEVVVLEIDKENRRLSLGHKQLEENPWDVFETIFTLDSVHEGTVVEIFEKGATVALPYGVEGFVTSKHLVKEDGTTAKVDEKLEFKVIEFSKSAKRIVLSHTRVWEDKKKESDVTAKKAEGESTRKATRKLKSSLEKTTLGDISELAALKSEMEEQEKKKAARKSSKKQADDENPS